In one Zobellia galactanivorans genomic region, the following are encoded:
- a CDS encoding LytR/AlgR family response regulator transcription factor, producing MEAIQLKCMIVDDEPMALNLVESYVEKTPYLILKKKCNSAIEAIEYIRTETVDLLFLDIQMPDLTGLEFSKMLPKHTRVIFTTAFDQYALEGFKVEALDYLLKPFDYAEFLTASNKALEWFTLLRGQHKTSISDEKEFLFVKSEYKQLRIKLSDVLYFEGLKDYIKIWLKDNPKPVLTLMSLKNLEEELPEAQFMRVHRSFIVSLKNIEVVERSQIVINDQRITVSEQYKPKFLEFINDNSLNT from the coding sequence ATGGAAGCAATACAACTGAAGTGCATGATCGTAGACGACGAGCCTATGGCCCTGAACCTAGTGGAGAGTTATGTGGAAAAAACGCCCTATCTGATACTGAAAAAGAAATGCAATAGCGCCATAGAAGCTATTGAATATATCCGAACCGAAACGGTAGACCTGCTCTTTTTAGATATTCAGATGCCCGACCTTACAGGACTCGAATTTTCTAAAATGTTGCCCAAACATACCCGGGTCATTTTTACCACGGCCTTTGACCAGTATGCCTTGGAAGGCTTTAAGGTAGAAGCCTTGGATTATTTGTTGAAACCTTTCGACTATGCCGAGTTTTTGACCGCTTCTAACAAAGCCTTGGAATGGTTTACCCTGCTTCGAGGCCAACACAAAACCTCGATTTCCGATGAAAAGGAATTTCTCTTTGTAAAATCGGAATACAAGCAGTTGCGCATTAAACTCTCCGATGTACTCTATTTTGAAGGCTTAAAGGACTATATCAAGATATGGCTGAAAGACAATCCCAAACCGGTGCTCACCTTGATGAGCCTAAAAAATCTGGAAGAGGAACTACCCGAAGCCCAATTTATGAGGGTACACCGCTCATTTATCGTATCCTTAAAAAACATTGAAGTCGTTGAGCGAAGCCAAATCGTTATCAACGACCAGCGGATTACGGTTTCGGAGCAATACAAGCCAAAGTTTTTGGAGTTTATCAATGACAATTCATTGAACACCTGA
- a CDS encoding KTSC domain-containing protein, translated as MKRIGQYKKLFGIEKEIELKALKSTYRNLVKEWHPDKFQEGDAKREEAEVNSRAIIDGYHFLVSIAPETIAANLEAYTETINNSGIADYVHKGMLLEITFLDGTTYEYFGVTKPVYMKMVNSNKLNRFAKRSIYPNYIYRKSKRTLQEA; from the coding sequence ATGAAGCGTATCGGTCAGTATAAGAAGTTATTTGGAATTGAAAAGGAGATTGAACTTAAGGCACTTAAGTCAACCTACCGCAATTTGGTCAAGGAATGGCATCCGGATAAATTTCAAGAAGGCGACGCCAAACGCGAAGAGGCCGAAGTCAATAGCCGAGCTATCATCGACGGATACCACTTTTTGGTGAGTATCGCCCCTGAGACCATAGCGGCAAATTTGGAAGCCTATACCGAAACGATAAACAATTCGGGTATTGCCGATTACGTACACAAGGGCATGCTTTTGGAAATTACCTTTTTAGACGGTACTACCTATGAGTATTTTGGTGTTACCAAGCCCGTTTATATGAAAATGGTCAATTCCAATAAATTGAACCGTTTTGCGAAACGTAGCATTTACCCAAACTACATTTACAGAAAATCCAAACGTACGCTTCAAGAAGCTTAA
- a CDS encoding DEAD/DEAH box helicase, with protein MSKSFSALGINEQLLQSLAHLKISVPTDIQKKTIPVLLKQKDDVVALAKTGTGKTAAFGLPLLQLIHTDKTEVQAVILSPTRELGQQIYENLVSFAAHSPAISIASACGGIPIKPQIERLKETTHIIVATPGRLIDLIQRKAVSLKKLRYLVLDEADEMVTALKTDLDTLDAEMPKSRRTLLFTATMPGTVKQLVQNYMSKHVVHLEADMAQMGHQGIDHKYMVVEPIEKLEVLLHFLNSKEGERGIIFCKTKAAVNKLAKKLAINKFSSGSIHGSLTQGIRDRIMGQFREGFIDILVATDLAARGIDVKEISYVVNYHLPDTYEAYVHRSGRTARAGAKGLSLTIIQEEERKDIPEFEKELGLVFNELKKQGAEDREETNLVLWAKKIFKTKPNRNLSPETKEKIKTIFHHLTKEELIEKVLADHVMHHTTANHKIEASSKH; from the coding sequence ATGTCGAAATCATTTTCAGCTTTAGGGATCAACGAACAACTGCTACAGAGTTTAGCCCACCTAAAAATTTCCGTTCCCACCGATATTCAAAAGAAAACCATTCCCGTCTTATTAAAGCAAAAGGATGATGTAGTGGCCTTGGCCAAGACGGGAACCGGTAAGACCGCGGCTTTTGGCCTGCCCTTGCTTCAATTGATACATACCGATAAAACAGAGGTACAGGCCGTTATTCTATCGCCAACACGGGAATTGGGGCAACAGATCTACGAGAACCTGGTTTCCTTTGCGGCCCATAGTCCCGCCATATCCATTGCTTCCGCTTGTGGCGGTATTCCCATAAAACCACAAATAGAACGGTTAAAGGAAACAACGCATATTATCGTAGCTACACCCGGCCGATTGATCGACTTGATCCAACGGAAGGCCGTTAGCCTAAAAAAACTAAGGTACTTGGTCTTAGACGAGGCCGACGAGATGGTAACCGCCCTGAAAACGGACTTGGATACCCTAGATGCCGAGATGCCCAAATCGAGACGTACATTGCTCTTTACCGCCACCATGCCGGGAACGGTAAAGCAATTGGTACAGAACTATATGTCGAAGCACGTAGTGCACCTAGAGGCCGATATGGCACAAATGGGCCACCAAGGCATCGACCATAAATATATGGTAGTCGAACCTATTGAAAAACTCGAGGTGCTGCTCCACTTTTTAAATAGCAAAGAAGGGGAGCGCGGAATCATCTTCTGCAAGACCAAAGCGGCAGTGAATAAACTGGCAAAGAAATTGGCCATCAACAAATTTTCTTCCGGATCCATTCACGGTAGTCTCACCCAAGGAATCCGAGATCGGATCATGGGGCAGTTCAGGGAAGGGTTTATCGATATTCTTGTAGCTACGGATTTGGCCGCCCGTGGTATTGACGTTAAGGAAATATCCTATGTGGTGAATTACCACTTGCCCGATACCTATGAAGCCTATGTACACCGAAGCGGCCGTACAGCTAGGGCAGGGGCAAAGGGACTTTCATTAACCATTATCCAAGAAGAGGAACGGAAAGACATTCCGGAATTTGAAAAGGAACTGGGACTCGTTTTCAACGAACTTAAAAAACAAGGGGCCGAAGATAGGGAAGAAACCAATTTGGTACTGTGGGCCAAGAAAATTTTCAAGACCAAACCGAACCGAAACCTTTCCCCGGAAACTAAGGAAAAAATAAAAACCATTTTCCATCATTTGACCAAGGAAGAATTGATAGAAAAAGTACTGGCCGACCATGTGATGCACCACACCACGGCCAACCACAAAATAGAGGCGTCTTCAAAGCACTGA
- a CDS encoding DEAD/DEAH box helicase, which translates to MANNIRNQQDILAKLKISALNPMQEEALDTIAKTTNTVLLSPTGTGKTLAFLLPLIDSLDPECTEIQALILVPSRELAIQIEQVVRDMGSGFKVNAVYGGRPISKDKIELKHTPAILIGTPGRIADHFGSGRFSKTDIRTLVLDEFDKSLETGFEGEMSTIINQLPHLNKRILTSATQGVEIPKFVRLDQAVTIDYLAAKKESKLTIKTVISTDKDKLRTLAELLLHLGDQPGIIFCNFRESIERVSGFLDKNRIQYTCFSGGMEQRDRERSLIKFRNGTSRILIATDLAARGIDIPELKYIVHYELPRAVEEFTHRNGRTARVDAKGTAYVLQYKNEHVPEFIKGAESIAIGEKTARKPQLWETLFISGGRKDKISKGDIAGLFFKQGGIKKDQLGVIELKQDCAFVAVPLSIADQLVGTLNNSRLKNKKVRVSIL; encoded by the coding sequence ATGGCCAACAACATTCGTAATCAACAGGATATTTTAGCGAAACTCAAGATTTCGGCATTGAACCCCATGCAAGAGGAAGCCCTTGACACCATTGCAAAAACCACCAACACGGTTTTGCTTTCGCCAACGGGCACCGGTAAGACCTTGGCCTTTCTTTTGCCCCTTATCGACAGCCTAGATCCAGAGTGTACCGAAATACAAGCCTTGATCTTAGTGCCCTCACGCGAACTGGCCATACAGATCGAACAAGTGGTCCGTGATATGGGCTCCGGTTTTAAGGTGAATGCGGTATACGGCGGTCGACCTATTTCCAAGGATAAAATTGAATTAAAGCATACACCGGCGATCCTCATAGGTACACCGGGAAGGATTGCCGACCATTTTGGTAGCGGTCGTTTTTCTAAAACGGATATCAGGACCTTGGTCTTGGATGAGTTTGACAAATCGCTGGAAACGGGATTTGAAGGTGAAATGAGTACGATCATCAACCAATTGCCCCATCTGAACAAGCGTATACTTACTTCCGCTACACAGGGGGTTGAAATTCCGAAATTCGTTCGATTGGACCAAGCCGTAACCATCGATTACCTAGCGGCCAAAAAAGAATCGAAACTGACCATAAAAACCGTGATTTCAACGGATAAGGATAAATTACGGACCTTGGCCGAACTGCTGCTCCACCTTGGCGACCAACCCGGAATCATCTTTTGCAATTTTAGGGAGAGCATCGAACGTGTCAGCGGGTTTTTAGATAAAAACAGAATCCAATATACCTGTTTTTCAGGGGGGATGGAACAAAGGGACAGGGAACGTTCATTGATCAAATTCAGAAATGGCACTAGCCGAATATTGATCGCTACGGATTTGGCGGCAAGGGGCATAGATATTCCCGAGTTGAAGTATATCGTTCATTACGAACTTCCCAGGGCCGTAGAGGAATTCACCCACCGTAATGGCAGAACGGCCCGTGTAGATGCCAAAGGAACGGCCTATGTCTTGCAATACAAAAATGAACATGTACCCGAGTTCATCAAAGGTGCCGAAAGTATCGCTATTGGCGAAAAAACGGCCCGCAAACCCCAGTTGTGGGAAACCCTGTTTATTTCCGGCGGCAGAAAGGACAAGATCTCAAAAGGGGATATTGCCGGACTCTTCTTTAAGCAAGGGGGTATCAAAAAAGATCAGTTGGGCGTTATCGAGCTCAAACAAGATTGTGCCTTTGTGGCCGTTCCCTTGTCGATTGCCGATCAGTTAGTCGGAACATTGAACAACTCGCGCTTAAAGAACAAGAAAGTTCGCGTTTCCATTTTGTAA
- a CDS encoding cold-shock protein, with protein MSKGTVKFFNDTKGFGFITEEGVEKDHFVHVSGLVDEIREGDEVEFDLQEGNKGLNAVNVKVI; from the coding sequence ATGAGTAAAGGAACAGTAAAATTTTTCAATGATACAAAAGGATTTGGTTTTATCACTGAAGAAGGCGTTGAAAAAGATCACTTTGTACACGTTTCAGGATTAGTTGACGAGATTCGCGAAGGCGATGAAGTTGAATTCGATCTACAAGAAGGCAACAAAGGTTTGAACGCAGTGAACGTAAAAGTTATCTAA
- a CDS encoding DUF6515 family protein has product MKTNIKTYVVASLFLIACTVSATAQTRKRTSTKVTTTKTVVKTTPNRVSSRKVVYRTPKKKVVSVRTVPNRTVIRHKGNDYYYSNNKFYTVSRGRYIVIAPKIGFRIKTLPSDYRRVRFNNRVYFYVGGTFYTEVNSEYEVVEPEVGTIVYELPDGYEKVNIDGQTYFEFANILYEKVQVNGTRAYEVVGIIDME; this is encoded by the coding sequence ATGAAAACAAACATTAAAACATACGTAGTAGCTTCTTTATTTTTAATTGCATGTACTGTTTCGGCTACGGCCCAAACCCGTAAGCGTACTAGCACAAAGGTCACAACGACCAAAACTGTAGTGAAGACCACCCCGAACAGGGTATCGAGCAGAAAAGTGGTCTACAGAACCCCAAAAAAGAAGGTGGTATCGGTAAGAACCGTGCCCAACAGAACGGTTATTAGGCACAAGGGCAATGACTATTACTATTCCAATAATAAATTTTACACCGTATCACGAGGACGATACATTGTGATAGCCCCTAAAATTGGCTTTAGAATAAAAACCCTTCCTTCAGATTACCGAAGGGTACGTTTTAACAACCGGGTGTATTTTTATGTGGGCGGAACCTTCTATACCGAGGTAAACTCAGAGTACGAGGTAGTAGAGCCTGAAGTAGGCACCATAGTATATGAGCTTCCCGATGGTTATGAAAAAGTAAATATAGACGGGCAAACCTATTTTGAGTTCGCCAACATCCTTTATGAAAAAGTACAGGTAAATGGCACGAGAGCCTATGAAGTGGTGGGTATCATAGATATGGAGTAA
- a CDS encoding SDR family oxidoreductase, with the protein MSEALEGSPEVSLEEVEKCIAVLERLVADTDQIFEIPKEQRTTLIKVSGQLSRPSREEFSRRKKDAKKAAKRKQAAKDKSARNQTGIRHAREASVFVAPKLLAAADLAAKDTPELESPRDCYVCKAKFTKLHHFYDTMCTECGDLNYAKRFQTADVKGQVAVITGSRLKIGYHISLMLLRGGATVIATTRFPVDSALRFSKEADFMEWGHRLKIHGLDLRHIPSVEIFCNYIEQNYEKLDILINNAAQTVRRPAGFYAHLMLNEERPFESLPKFAQDVLADHRSCLGELNELTSAASSNKNMPVSWHGPEPGIGLRSSARLSQIPYSFDASLVAKEVFPESELDADLQQVDLRKTNSWRLKLGAIETTEMVEVQLVNSVAPFVLCNRLSEIMKKENTGQKHIINVSAMEGKFHRFFKESRHPHTNMAKAALNMLTHTASGDLAKFGIYMNAVDTGWVTDEDPAELAKRKQEVHDFQPPLDIVDGAARVVDPLFDGINTGKHWCGKFLKDYFPISW; encoded by the coding sequence ATGAGTGAAGCGTTGGAAGGAAGCCCAGAAGTAAGCTTAGAGGAAGTAGAGAAGTGTATTGCCGTGCTAGAACGATTGGTGGCCGACACCGATCAGATATTCGAAATCCCAAAAGAACAAAGAACCACGCTCATAAAGGTGTCGGGGCAATTATCCCGCCCGAGTAGGGAAGAGTTCTCGAGAAGAAAAAAAGACGCCAAAAAAGCGGCCAAGCGAAAGCAAGCGGCCAAAGACAAAAGTGCCCGTAACCAGACCGGTATTCGACACGCCCGTGAGGCCTCGGTGTTTGTGGCCCCAAAATTACTGGCTGCGGCCGACCTAGCGGCAAAGGATACTCCAGAATTGGAATCGCCCCGCGACTGCTACGTCTGTAAGGCCAAATTCACCAAGCTCCACCATTTCTACGATACCATGTGTACCGAATGCGGAGACCTAAACTATGCCAAACGCTTTCAAACGGCCGACGTAAAGGGCCAAGTGGCAGTGATTACAGGTTCACGCCTAAAGATCGGCTACCATATCAGCCTAATGCTCTTACGCGGAGGGGCCACTGTTATTGCTACCACCCGTTTCCCCGTGGATTCGGCTCTACGCTTTTCCAAAGAGGCCGATTTTATGGAGTGGGGCCATCGTCTTAAAATACACGGACTCGACCTAAGGCATATTCCCAGCGTGGAAATTTTCTGCAACTACATTGAGCAGAACTACGAAAAGCTTGATATTCTCATCAACAATGCGGCCCAAACCGTCCGGCGTCCGGCAGGTTTCTATGCCCATCTCATGCTAAATGAAGAAAGGCCCTTTGAGAGCTTACCCAAATTTGCGCAAGATGTGCTGGCCGACCATAGGAGTTGCCTAGGAGAGCTTAACGAACTCACTTCCGCGGCATCCTCCAACAAGAACATGCCCGTTTCATGGCACGGTCCCGAACCCGGCATCGGTTTACGCTCTTCCGCAAGATTGTCGCAGATCCCCTATAGTTTTGACGCGAGCCTAGTCGCCAAGGAGGTCTTCCCCGAAAGTGAACTGGACGCCGATTTACAACAAGTAGACCTGCGTAAGACCAATAGCTGGCGTTTGAAATTGGGAGCCATTGAAACCACTGAAATGGTAGAGGTACAATTGGTAAATTCCGTAGCTCCCTTTGTCTTGTGCAACCGCCTTTCCGAAATCATGAAAAAGGAAAATACCGGGCAAAAACACATTATAAACGTATCGGCCATGGAAGGTAAGTTCCACCGATTTTTTAAGGAATCGCGACACCCCCACACCAATATGGCGAAAGCCGCCCTGAACATGCTTACCCATACGGCTTCGGGTGACCTGGCCAAATTCGGTATTTATATGAATGCGGTAGATACGGGCTGGGTGACCGATGAAGACCCTGCGGAATTGGCCAAAAGAAAGCAGGAAGTCCATGATTTTCAACCCCCATTGGATATTGTTGATGGTGCCGCCAGGGTAGTGGACCCCTTGTTCGACGGTATCAATACCGGAAAGCACTGGTGCGGAAAGTTCCTAAAGGATTACTTCCCGATTTCTTGGTAG
- a CDS encoding DEAD/DEAH box helicase, with translation MPFRKLHPHLLENLERLEIETPTPFQKSSIPVIKSGINVFAFAKQGSGKTTTLVLTTLQKLKCEAIGDAPRAVVMVENKEKVLELYQTFIEYTKYSSLRVYASYEQLHIDVQKSEIYLGIDILITTPKTLHNLFLTNGVSISELKIISVDDAEFLSNKKEATGLIAMAASIKKSQFVIYAEKAHPQLKRLENHFMEHSRTVTA, from the coding sequence ATGCCCTTTAGAAAATTACATCCCCACTTGCTTGAGAATTTAGAGCGTTTGGAAATTGAAACGCCAACGCCCTTTCAAAAAAGTAGCATTCCCGTAATCAAAAGTGGTATAAATGTCTTTGCCTTCGCTAAGCAAGGCAGTGGAAAAACGACCACTTTGGTCTTGACCACCTTGCAAAAGCTAAAATGCGAGGCTATAGGAGACGCCCCAAGGGCGGTGGTTATGGTAGAGAACAAAGAGAAGGTGCTGGAACTGTACCAAACCTTTATAGAATATACCAAATACAGTTCGTTACGGGTGTATGCCAGCTACGAGCAGCTGCATATAGACGTGCAGAAGTCCGAAATATACTTGGGTATCGATATTTTGATTACCACGCCCAAAACGCTTCACAACCTGTTTCTGACCAATGGCGTAAGTATTTCCGAATTGAAGATCATTAGTGTCGACGATGCCGAATTCCTATCGAACAAAAAGGAAGCTACAGGCCTGATCGCCATGGCGGCAAGCATTAAGAAAAGCCAGTTTGTAATCTATGCCGAAAAAGCCCATCCGCAGTTGAAGCGCCTAGAAAATCACTTTATGGAACACTCCCGTACCGTCACGGCCTAA
- a CDS encoding serine hydrolase domain-containing protein, whose protein sequence is MTKKLFDILLILSLLIPNLATSQSIVSSVDSLYKVNNNQPGFSIAVFKGNEILLEKQYGTANLDYGIPITNETVFDIGSIAKQFTAAAILLLENEGKLSLKEPAYKYIDKLPRYKKGDPTIEQLLNQTSGIPEVDPYFYLADLSFNDLLTQSRVSNIIVNLKELNFKPGDYFEYTNTNYILLANIIEKVSEKPFVEYLQEHIFSPLKMESTIKKNNTYNIIKNRAIGYIEDEGAYYKMHLHSAIYNGDGQIMTTSKDMFNWHQGIRNSTIGTPELWKKMHTKAKLNDGTIIDFGLGVEFETHNGYSAMGFDGMIMGGFVSKYLYFPELDIAFFTTQNTFEEDFEERFFQLVDLYITNKEQDNTNQKLENVIIELPKDELKKYEGSYIFLGNEYEDIRTGTIKLKENILVLKTRDGEEIGKLEPLGSQKFLMGGNIIEFDTQANKKQYKFYANENEKPWLFKEFEPYGHTELELKELEGIYLNKSLQVAKEVKFEDGKLQLHYGRGAYSVEMKTLSKDLFNIPNYPIQFKRNKNGEIISIKIMGLEFEKI, encoded by the coding sequence ATGACTAAAAAACTGTTTGACATATTACTAATACTATCATTGCTGATTCCAAATTTAGCAACTTCCCAAAGTATTGTTTCAAGTGTAGACAGCCTATACAAAGTAAATAATAATCAACCCGGATTTTCAATAGCTGTGTTTAAGGGGAACGAAATCCTGCTTGAAAAACAATATGGAACGGCTAATCTTGATTATGGTATTCCAATAACAAATGAAACGGTATTTGATATTGGTTCAATTGCAAAACAATTTACGGCAGCAGCAATTTTGTTATTAGAGAATGAAGGGAAATTATCTTTAAAAGAACCCGCTTACAAATATATCGATAAGCTTCCTAGATATAAAAAAGGCGACCCAACTATAGAACAATTGTTAAATCAAACTAGCGGAATACCGGAAGTTGACCCATATTTCTATTTAGCAGATTTATCTTTTAACGACTTACTTACACAATCTAGAGTTAGTAATATCATAGTAAATTTAAAAGAGCTCAACTTTAAACCTGGAGATTATTTTGAATATACTAACACAAACTACATTTTGCTTGCTAATATTATTGAAAAAGTATCAGAAAAACCTTTTGTAGAATATCTACAAGAGCATATTTTTTCACCACTGAAAATGGAAAGTACCATCAAAAAAAATAATACGTACAACATAATAAAAAATAGAGCTATAGGGTATATTGAAGATGAAGGAGCTTACTACAAAATGCATTTGCACTCTGCAATCTACAATGGAGATGGTCAAATTATGACTACATCAAAAGATATGTTTAATTGGCATCAAGGAATTCGTAATTCTACTATCGGCACACCTGAATTGTGGAAGAAAATGCATACTAAAGCAAAGCTAAATGATGGAACCATAATCGACTTTGGGTTAGGAGTTGAATTTGAAACACATAACGGTTATTCCGCTATGGGATTTGACGGTATGATCATGGGAGGGTTCGTTTCGAAATACTTGTACTTTCCAGAATTGGATATTGCGTTTTTTACCACACAAAACACTTTTGAAGAGGACTTTGAAGAACGATTCTTTCAGCTTGTGGATTTATATATTACAAACAAAGAGCAAGATAACACGAATCAAAAGTTAGAGAATGTGATTATTGAACTTCCTAAAGATGAGCTTAAAAAATATGAGGGTTCTTACATCTTTCTTGGTAATGAATATGAAGATATAAGAACTGGAACAATTAAACTAAAAGAAAATATTTTAGTTTTAAAAACAAGAGATGGAGAAGAAATAGGAAAATTAGAGCCTCTTGGTAGTCAAAAGTTTTTGATGGGTGGCAACATTATTGAGTTTGATACTCAAGCAAATAAGAAACAATACAAATTTTATGCAAATGAAAACGAAAAACCTTGGCTATTCAAAGAATTTGAACCTTACGGGCATACAGAATTAGAATTAAAAGAACTTGAAGGTATTTATTTAAATAAAAGTTTACAAGTAGCTAAAGAAGTTAAATTTGAAGATGGTAAGTTGCAATTACATTATGGACGAGGAGCATACAGCGTTGAAATGAAAACATTATCTAAAGACCTATTCAATATTCCAAATTACCCAATACAATTTAAAAGAAATAAAAATGGAGAGATAATTTCGATAAAAATTATGGGATTGGAATTTGAGAAAATATAA
- a CDS encoding sensor histidine kinase — MPIIISYPISLVVIGYTKKIKKQKQELAELDIINKKLFTLISHDIRSPMATLKGLVDSMAFNDFDRETEKEYLGRLSKHIANLDLFLTDLLQWSQDQIQGKPAKSSLFKCKETIVQIGGLFEAMLLEKQIDFTLGDLNGTIYADPRNYAFVVRNVLHNAIKFTPKKGSINVCLKTEGHEVHTIIKDSGVGLSKVEIDTIFEGEKLFTQLGTSEEKGTGFGLKASIDYLKKNKGRLSIESTPGKGTSVSIILPNSPLPA; from the coding sequence ATGCCAATAATTATATCTTACCCCATATCCTTAGTGGTTATAGGTTATACCAAGAAGATCAAAAAACAGAAGCAGGAACTCGCTGAATTAGACATCATTAACAAAAAGCTGTTTACGTTAATATCACATGATATTAGGAGTCCCATGGCCACCTTAAAGGGTTTGGTCGACTCTATGGCGTTCAATGACTTCGATAGGGAAACGGAAAAAGAGTATTTGGGGCGCCTGTCAAAACACATTGCGAACCTTGATCTATTTTTAACCGATTTATTACAATGGTCACAAGACCAAATTCAAGGCAAACCCGCAAAATCTTCCTTGTTCAAGTGCAAGGAAACCATTGTCCAAATCGGGGGGTTGTTCGAAGCGATGCTACTCGAAAAACAAATAGATTTTACCCTGGGCGATTTGAACGGCACCATATATGCCGACCCGCGGAACTATGCTTTTGTGGTTCGAAATGTTTTGCACAATGCCATTAAGTTCACCCCGAAAAAGGGTAGCATAAATGTTTGCCTAAAAACGGAAGGCCATGAGGTACATACCATAATCAAAGATTCTGGAGTGGGACTTTCCAAAGTAGAAATAGATACCATATTCGAAGGTGAAAAGCTCTTTACCCAATTGGGTACATCAGAAGAAAAAGGAACCGGGTTCGGGCTAAAGGCTTCTATAGATTACCTAAAGAAAAACAAGGGCAGGTTAAGTATAGAGAGTACGCCGGGGAAAGGGACGAGCGTTTCTATAATACTGCCGAATTCGCCTCTTCCGGCGTAA